The genomic region acgaaacgaaaaacttgggaaagaagAAAAGTATgatggaccaaaattgaaaataaaaaagagttgggattaaattgcaaaagataaaaaactttgggttaaaagtaaaaaaacaaagggcctaaattgcaaaattgaagttatttattaattttagataaagataacgataaaaataagtgatatctatatattgtttattaattaatattaatattaaaagaaatttattaaacaaatataaatcaaatttatgaggttgaaggagagaatgccatgtggcattatttggagtcttttattataagtttgaTGTGTTAAAAAAATCCGGATTCAAAACAAAATCTGAAATATCCAAAAATTCTTATCCAAAATTTTGGATTATCCGAATTTTCTGATTCGGATGTTAATTTCTAAAAATTTCGGATAATCGGATTTTCCGATATCCATTAACTAAAAAATAGTAAGTATTTATTATATGAGGTACCATTTTTAGTTTAAATATAGTAAAGACATAGTAAATAATCAGATTTATATGTGAATTTTTGAACATTATTTGTTTTCAATGTTGGAAATTTGAAAAATCGACGACAAGTTTAGTTTTCATATATGCACGAAacgaattttttgattttttttttataaattcagaTATTCGTTTAAATATCCGAATCCGTTTCCGATATTTCAGATATTAATATTcgctatccgaaattttcggatattcgaaaactggataatccgatcttgaacacccctgtTGTCCATAAATGAATATGGCTAATCCAACCGTGATTATTGACTAGGGTTTAATTATCGTATAATTTaagaatttatttatttatttatttgggagttacccatttatttttgaacggcaaacccactttatatataaatataaagagccagcaagaGGGTGAAAACAGAAACAAAACTACCGAAAAGAAGCAGAACAGATTACATCATTACATGCATCACAGATGGGTAACACTACAAGAACAGggcacctttagcggcgacaggtcaaatgtcgccgctattggtcgatccgCGTCACAGGATCTCAAACACAACCCCATCCGTTGATCAAAAGCATGATCTGACGGTTAGGGATTAATATATCATTACCGGCGACATGGGTAGGGTAATAGCGGCGACAACTGGTCTCCGCTAAAAGTAAATGTCAGAACTTTAATCCCTAGCCACACAAATCTTATCCCTGGTCAACCTCTGGTCAACCTCATTAAAGTCTTTACCGGCGACAAGCGTCAATACCGGCGACAACCTGTCGTCGCTAATGGTTGAACGACCCAAACCCCTATACAGCGCCAACTTCTCCCTCCTCTTTCACTTTTCCCCCAAAAAAACTTCCGAACACCGCTGCTAACTCGCGAAAATCGTCCAAATCGGTTAGTTTCACTTTGTTTTTGTTAGATTTCTTCTCTACATTTGTTATATACATGTTATAGGCTTTAATTTTTGCTCATTtttgtgtatttttgtgtttgtGGAAGAAATATCCGGTCACCACCATCTCGAATCCGGTCACCACCATCTCAAATATCCGGTCACCACCATCTCAAATCCGGTCACCACCATCGGTTAGTTTCACTttgtttttgctctatttttttttaaagtttagaaattctataatttttggTTTAGGTATGTAAATGTATAATTTTTGGTTTAGTTGTATGTAAGCATCTTGAAtacgggtttttttttttttttttttttttttttttttagtttagaaGTAATGAAAATTTATTGATttgtgtatgtatgtaggtgtatctattgattttttttaagtttagaaGTAATGAAAATCTATTGATTTGGTTTAGGTATGtaaatgtataatttttttttattttttttaagtttaggtGTATGTAAGCATCTCGAATACGGTTAGTCTATgaagtaatgtatgtatgtaggtgtatgttagtatgccaaatgtataatgtaggtgtatttgataaaaatgtgtatatgaaAATCTATTGATTTGTGTATTTtggtgtatgtaagcatgtatgtgtgtatgtaagtttatgaatgtatgtatgtaggtgtatgttagtatgtaggTGTTTACAAATGATGAACAATTGTGCATGTAAATGTTTGTAATTGGTGAAAATGTGTATGTTattatgtatgtttgtataaagtatgcaaatgtgtatgtatgtaagtaagtATAAATTTTGTGTTTTTGGTCAAAATGTGTGTTTGTAGGTATGTATCTGTACGTATGTAAATGTGTCTTTATAAGTATGTATGTGTGTTGGTAGTATGTTTATGTGTaggtttgaaaaaaaaagtttaagtTTGATAATTAGTATGTTTGTGTTTAGgtttgaaaacatttataaaaaaaggaGCTAACAAAATGAAGAACATTACATATTTAAAAAACCGTGCCTGATATTGAATACATCATTTCAAACATAACGAGCTAAGAAAACACCCAATCGAAATTGAAATCATGATTTAAAACATAACGTTCCGCCCAAAATTTAAAACAATCATTAAGAACATAACAAGCTTAAAAAATTGTGCCCGTGTTTGaattaatcattttaaacatAACGAGTTTAGAAATACCCGCCCGAAATTGATTTAGAAATTAATTTCGGGTTGTCCCCATTTATCTTGGGACTGCTTTTTGAATACTTTATCTCATTTAGGatgtgaatgtgtattacatgattgtttgtttaagaaGGATTCGGTTATCATTTTCTCTTTGCTCCTCGGGTATATATATCATTACATATATACTTGGGAGCTTAGAGGAAAtgctgccgaatttttcttaaacaaacaatcatgtCATACACATTCACATGCTGTAACATTTGTAACTTTATAGGGATTATGTTTTCTGTATTGTTGATATTCGCTTATCTGATGGCTGATGTGGCCCCCTGGGGACATGGGGGTGACGGCGCTGGTGATCCACCGCTTCCTCCTGGTGGATTTCGTGGCACACACGAGACAGACGGTAAGTCttttactaaattattttgtagtccttatattttttatattataaatgttgttactaattatttttgttttaattgcagCGGTTCCCCCGAAGAGGGTTAGGGGGAAAGCAAAAAACGAGAAACTAAGGCGTCTGGTAaaagcggggggggggggggggggggggctgtaTCGCTTACGTTTGACAAGCAGGTGACGTATACCCCTGTTGGTAAAACAAGAGATATGTTTTCACGGGAGGTCGGCCTGTATATGTGGCGGTCCACCCCGTTCGATAAAATTGGATGGGATAACGTTGAACAACATTACAAGGATGCCCTCATGAACCACTTACGGGTAAATAACTTATATGCATAAAACTTTATCAAATATTTAAGCACATGCAAATCTAATTTgtatatgatattttaacttttttatttaatttgtaggaaaatttcaattttgatgAAGTGGAACGTGATATAGAGGCCAAAAACTTGACGGGTGGCATTAGGGCTGTGCTTATGAAGCGGTACTCTGACCGCAAGCACGATGCTAAAAAATTATTTAAGAGCAAGGGAGGTTACAATGATCTTGAGAGTGCAAGGGCATTCCATCCCCCGGATATGCCCTATGATAACTGGTTGAGAACCATCGAAGGTTTCCGGgaagaaaaatatattaaaagaagcAAGGCCAACACACTAGTACGCGAGAAACAACAATTCCCATACCGTGGGGGGGACATCTTCGTACGGTAGCACCGCctataaaaatgtaatgttttatgtatgtgtgcgtgtgtgtaagcttttgtttatttaatgtcTAATCTAAGTTTAATGTTAAACAGGATATGGATTGGGTACCTACGTATGCTAAAACCCACACAGACAATCAAGGGAATTGGGTTGATCCGGTTGCTGAACAAAATTATGTAAGTATttcttttaagtattattttctataacaaatatatatatatatatatatatatatatatatatatacacatatatatttaaTCATCTTCGTAAAATACAGCGGAACATACAACACGCCACAAGTGAATGGAGCGGTGAGGGTCCGCCAATTGCCCCGTATCAGGAAGCGTTGGGTGAGCGGCGAGGATGGTACCGCAGGATGGGGCCTAAAACTTCTTCCAACACGTCCTCGCACCTCGCACTCGTCATCTAACATGTCGTCTTCGC from Helianthus annuus cultivar XRQ/B chromosome 10, HanXRQr2.0-SUNRISE, whole genome shotgun sequence harbors:
- the LOC110882915 gene encoding uncharacterized protein LOC110882915; translated protein: MWRSTPFDKIGWDNVEQHYKDALMNHLRENFNFDEVERDIEAKNLTGGIRAVLMKRYSDRKHDAKKLFKSKGGYNDLESARAFHPPDMPYDNWLRTIEGFREEKYIKRSKANTLVREKQQFPYRGGDIFVR